The genomic segment TGGTTGATACTAACTGTGATCCTGAGTTGATCGACTATCCAATCCCAGGTAATGACGACGCGATTCGCGCGATCTCCTTATTCCTCGAAACCATGTCTAACGCGGTAATTGAAGGAACAGGTGGAGTTGTTGAACAACCTCGCTTCAGCGAAGATCTTGATTCAGAAGCACTTGCTCTTGAATACCAAGGTGAATACGACGAAAGCGGTAAGTTCATTATGGACGAGGATCCAATTGCTTCTAAAAAAGAAGAAGCACCGGCGGCTCCTGCTCCAGCTGCGACTCCAGCACCAGAAGCTCCTGCTGCTATTGAAATCGATAAAGGCGAGTAAGAGGGAAGATAATGTCAGCATCTACTACCGACCTTATTAAGGAATTAAGAGACCGCACCGGTGCGGGATTGATGGATTGTAAAAAAGCTCTTATAGAGAATAATAACGATCTAGACAAATCTGCAGATTGGTTGCGTGAAAAAGGGATCGCTAAGGCTTCTAAAAAAGCAGGACGCGTGACCAAAGAAGGAAGAAATATTTCCTATATCCACGGAGACGGAAAGATCGGAGTTCTACTCGAGCTCAACTCTGAGACTGACTTCGTTGCACGTAACGAGGCTTTCGAAGCTCTCGGTAAAGAGATCTGTCTGCAAATCGCAGCTATGGCTCCATTATACGTAAGCGAAGAACAAGTTCCTGCAGAAGATATCGAGCGCGAAACTAAGGTTTTAGAAGCTCAATTAAAAGAAGAAGGTAAAAAACCGGAACAGATCGAAAAGATCATTCCGGGAAAAATCAAAAAGTATTTCTCCGAAGTATGCCTTTTGAACCAAGCCTTCATCAAGGATAACACTAAGACCGTTGACGATCTGGTTAAGGAAGCTATTGCGAAATTCGGTGAAAATATCATCGTAGCTCGTTTTGCTCGTTTCCAGGTAGGCGGCGCATAAACCTTGGCCGAGGAAACTTCTAAGTATAAGCGGATCTTAATTAAACTCTCCGGCGAGGCTCTTGCCGGGGAGGGAGAGTTTGGGATTGATAGTAATAAAGCCCATTCACTCGCAGAAGAGATCAAAGAAGTTCATTCTTTAGGAGTAGAGATTGCTCTGGTTGTCGGAGGGGGAAACCTGATCCGAGGAGCAAATCTCGCTAAG from the Leptospira andrefontaineae genome contains:
- the tsf gene encoding translation elongation factor Ts, with the protein product MSASTTDLIKELRDRTGAGLMDCKKALIENNNDLDKSADWLREKGIAKASKKAGRVTKEGRNISYIHGDGKIGVLLELNSETDFVARNEAFEALGKEICLQIAAMAPLYVSEEQVPAEDIERETKVLEAQLKEEGKKPEQIEKIIPGKIKKYFSEVCLLNQAFIKDNTKTVDDLVKEAIAKFGENIIVARFARFQVGGA